One window from the genome of Castellaniella sp. MT123 encodes:
- a CDS encoding cytochrome b yields the protein MQSPQNHYNRLSISLHWLTLALLIAVYALIELRDLAPKGSALRDGIQMWHETLGLTVFCLFFFRLAVRRTFGIPPITPQPPAWQHTAARAMHWALYLFLILTPVLGWITLSAQGKVVPFFGYEWPALMGPDKAWGHDLKEIHETIGNLGYYLIGLHALAALYHHYIVGDNTLQRMLPKVR from the coding sequence ATGCAATCCCCTCAAAATCATTACAACCGCCTGTCGATCTCCCTGCATTGGCTGACGCTGGCGCTGCTGATCGCCGTCTATGCGCTGATCGAACTGCGCGACCTCGCCCCCAAGGGCAGCGCACTGCGCGACGGTATCCAGATGTGGCACGAGACGCTGGGGTTGACCGTGTTCTGCCTGTTCTTTTTCAGGCTGGCGGTGCGCAGGACGTTCGGTATCCCGCCCATCACGCCCCAGCCGCCGGCCTGGCAGCATACGGCTGCCCGCGCCATGCACTGGGCACTGTACCTGTTCCTGATCCTGACCCCCGTGCTGGGCTGGATCACGCTCAGTGCCCAGGGCAAAGTCGTGCCGTTTTTCGGCTACGAATGGCCCGCCCTGATGGGCCCCGACAAGGCCTGGGGTCACGACCTGAAGGAAATCCACGAAACCATCGGCAATCTGGGCTACTACCTGATCGGCCTGCACGCACTGGCGGCGTTGTATCACCATTACATCGTGGGCGACAACACCCTGCAAAGGATGCTTCCCAAGGTGCGCTGA
- a CDS encoding TonB-dependent receptor, protein MTRLALATLVALIFPAQMAFADSAANAPAELAPIVVSASRDAATLEEIPQSTTIITRQQIDESPAQSLDQLLRNVAGFNLSSVPATSKDPTGQSLGMRGLGNVSVLVLLDGIPIMDPFYGTVQWYKVPLANIDHVEVVRGGSVVWGNMAVGGVVNIISRQLTDNQTAFSTHYGSFGTKDVAFSQNIKVNDGLGLNLSVNRTDVRGYPLTPAAYRWRFPGRDSVWTRETNVQLSARFNPASDLQGYVRLGYHINDEKTGYEYGRAKQTTPDFAASLTKTLDKKSSVTASAWGQRVAFDKYNGASCYWKPTGKCLSMPPSMQELPTAQANDRVDQYYSQYGDQSYNETGFSTIYSREIGNIWQDIQLGVDYRRLGASDSEWIYNAPTVFGTPTGTLASTVEGNGTQTYSGVFVQTRIAPVDSLLITLAARGDRFSSDISSTQGDNPELTGGTTKTRLDPSVSMRYFASDDLSLRASINRTFRGPGLNNTLRSYGSPSSTPSIANPSLVPQDMLAREIGLDYKHGDLQLSATYFYYSIHNAILSTSGSIADAPSEYQRALCAHFLAGSSNTNCSFYSNAGDQRSQGMELIGSYQVSPQLRINGSLTYTDAVLTSTTTNTPVDVQIAGIPKWTGNFGVSWSLTEKLQVAAQGRYIGRMNYYSSSTLGTYSQGSNTVFDVNLRYHLTPAVDLTLAVNNVFDRTYTDSTWTYNQPYTQTLAPPRMAYVGIQASF, encoded by the coding sequence ATGACGAGACTTGCACTTGCCACGCTCGTGGCGCTGATCTTTCCTGCCCAAATGGCATTCGCTGACAGTGCGGCGAATGCTCCCGCCGAGCTTGCACCGATTGTGGTCAGTGCCAGTCGGGATGCTGCCACCCTGGAGGAGATTCCACAGAGCACAACGATCATTACGCGGCAGCAGATCGACGAGAGCCCCGCCCAATCCCTTGACCAATTGCTGCGCAATGTGGCGGGATTCAATCTGAGCAGCGTCCCAGCAACATCCAAGGATCCCACTGGGCAATCATTGGGCATGCGCGGTCTCGGGAATGTCTCCGTACTCGTGCTGCTCGATGGCATACCGATCATGGATCCGTTTTATGGCACCGTGCAGTGGTACAAGGTGCCGCTGGCCAATATCGATCACGTGGAGGTGGTGCGCGGAGGTTCCGTCGTATGGGGCAATATGGCTGTTGGTGGGGTGGTCAATATCATCAGCCGTCAGCTGACAGACAACCAGACTGCCTTCTCAACCCATTACGGCAGCTTTGGGACCAAGGATGTGGCGTTTAGCCAGAACATCAAGGTCAACGATGGCCTGGGACTGAATCTGTCGGTCAATCGGACCGATGTTCGTGGCTACCCCTTGACGCCTGCCGCATATCGCTGGCGTTTTCCAGGCCGGGATTCAGTGTGGACACGCGAAACCAATGTCCAGTTGAGCGCCAGGTTCAACCCTGCATCCGATCTGCAGGGATATGTGCGTCTGGGCTATCACATCAACGATGAGAAAACTGGCTACGAGTATGGCCGCGCCAAGCAGACCACCCCGGATTTTGCGGCCAGCCTCACCAAGACGCTGGACAAAAAGAGTTCAGTGACCGCATCCGCCTGGGGACAGCGGGTGGCGTTTGACAAGTACAACGGCGCGAGTTGCTATTGGAAACCGACTGGCAAGTGCTTGTCCATGCCGCCCTCGATGCAGGAACTCCCGACGGCGCAGGCGAATGACCGCGTGGATCAGTACTACTCTCAGTACGGCGATCAGAGCTACAACGAAACCGGTTTTTCGACGATTTATTCAAGGGAGATCGGCAACATCTGGCAGGACATCCAGCTGGGCGTCGATTACCGCCGTCTCGGTGCTTCCGATAGCGAATGGATCTACAACGCACCCACCGTGTTCGGTACACCGACCGGCACATTGGCCTCGACAGTCGAAGGCAATGGAACACAGACGTACAGCGGGGTCTTCGTGCAGACGCGGATTGCACCGGTGGACTCGCTCTTGATCACGTTGGCCGCCCGGGGGGACCGCTTCTCCAGCGATATTTCCTCCACCCAAGGTGACAACCCGGAATTAACGGGTGGCACCACAAAGACGCGGCTAGACCCAAGCGTTTCGATGCGCTATTTCGCCAGCGATGACCTGTCGTTGCGCGCATCGATCAATCGGACATTTCGTGGCCCGGGTCTGAACAATACCTTGCGATCCTATGGCAGCCCCAGTTCGACGCCGTCCATTGCAAATCCATCGCTTGTTCCTCAGGACATGCTGGCACGCGAAATCGGCCTGGACTATAAACACGGCGATCTGCAGCTGAGCGCCACCTATTTTTACTATTCGATCCACAACGCGATCCTGTCGACCTCCGGCTCTATTGCGGATGCGCCATCGGAATATCAGCGGGCCTTATGTGCTCATTTCCTGGCGGGTTCTTCGAACACCAATTGCAGTTTCTACAGCAATGCCGGCGATCAAAGATCCCAGGGGATGGAATTGATCGGATCCTATCAAGTGTCGCCACAGCTCCGCATCAACGGGTCCTTGACCTACACCGATGCGGTGCTCACCAGCACAACCACGAACACCCCCGTCGATGTGCAAATTGCGGGCATCCCAAAGTGGACAGGCAATTTCGGTGTCAGCTGGAGTCTGACCGAAAAGCTCCAGGTGGCTGCTCAAGGGCGTTACATCGGCCGGATGAACTACTACAGCTCGAGCACTTTGGGCACGTACTCTCAAGGCTCGAATACCGTCTTCGATGTCAATCTGCGTTATCACCTCACGCCTGCCGTCGATTTGACGCTGGCGGTCAATAACGTGTTCGACCGTACCTACACCGACAGCACATGGACCTATAACCAGCCGTATACACAGACGTTGGCCCCGCCTCGCATGGCCTATGTCGGCATTCAAGCGTCGTTCTGA
- a CDS encoding TlpA disulfide reductase family protein: MKLNRMLLVVAGLAVCRLAGAAGLQWYEAGDWATLRGQHASAPWVVHFWGMSCSPCRQELPAWSRFIRDHPDARVTFIEVEQADPSAVQAVLEKAGLAESDQRLSSDGFDVAERYAIDRRWHGETPMTLLISPDGQAQKVTGTMDFDRLTAWTGLDRP; this comes from the coding sequence ATGAAACTCAATCGAATGCTGCTGGTTGTCGCCGGCCTGGCCGTGTGCCGACTTGCCGGCGCAGCCGGCTTGCAGTGGTACGAGGCGGGAGACTGGGCCACCTTGCGTGGCCAGCACGCTTCCGCACCCTGGGTTGTCCATTTCTGGGGCATGAGCTGCAGCCCATGCCGGCAGGAGCTTCCGGCGTGGAGCCGGTTCATCCGTGATCATCCGGATGCCAGAGTCACCTTCATTGAAGTTGAACAAGCCGATCCGTCCGCGGTGCAGGCCGTACTTGAAAAAGCAGGCCTTGCCGAGAGTGATCAACGGCTCAGCTCGGATGGTTTCGATGTTGCCGAGCGTTACGCAATCGACCGGCGTTGGCACGGAGAAACGCCCATGACTCTCTTGATCTCCCCGGACGGCCAAGCACAAAAAGTCACCGGCACCATGGACTTTGATCGACTGACTGCATGGACGGGTCTGGACAGGCCATAG
- a CDS encoding sialidase family protein has protein sequence MLIAKIRRRISVAIGFSVVSALLLPVPQSMAQSMSGMHMQPRKAAQPCKSSQPLGCADRASGAFSPDGTLLLAWTQDKKVYFARSKDKGQSWTLPLMIGDAREGFDGGGDARPQLAANAKGSVLIAYDTFKDQNWNAEIWLASSVDGGTHFDTPRVFEPESVSQRLPVLSMTPAGRILMLWQDKRLSGPQKRPGASLAYAWSMDGGRTFSPSAIAAEVSCECCRIGVTNSSSGEPVAAFRTIFPEQVRDHALLQFSPSGSPRAPLRVATDNWKTNACPHHGPSVSVSNDGTTHMVWYTQGQARQGLFYARLGHGEQAFSEPQRLGGVDDASSHPYVLVQGQQVWRVWKAFDGQASHVMLQQSGNDGRDWSAPKVISSSTGGSDHPLLLGYQDHAYLSWLSSQHGYQLIDLKE, from the coding sequence ATGTTGATCGCAAAAATCCGCCGCCGCATCAGCGTTGCTATTGGGTTTTCGGTGGTATCGGCGCTACTGCTTCCAGTTCCTCAAAGTATGGCCCAGTCCATGTCCGGAATGCATATGCAGCCGCGCAAGGCAGCGCAACCCTGCAAATCGTCGCAGCCATTAGGGTGTGCCGATAGAGCATCGGGAGCATTCTCGCCGGACGGCACACTATTGTTGGCCTGGACCCAAGACAAGAAGGTCTATTTCGCCCGCTCCAAGGATAAAGGCCAAAGCTGGACGCTGCCCTTGATGATCGGTGACGCCAGAGAAGGGTTCGACGGTGGCGGTGATGCCCGACCGCAACTGGCCGCTAACGCCAAAGGCAGCGTGCTGATTGCCTATGACACGTTCAAGGATCAGAACTGGAATGCGGAAATCTGGCTCGCCAGCTCTGTCGATGGGGGCACGCATTTTGACACGCCAAGGGTCTTCGAGCCCGAAAGCGTGAGTCAACGGCTTCCGGTGTTGAGCATGACACCGGCAGGCAGAATACTGATGCTTTGGCAGGACAAGCGCCTGAGCGGGCCTCAAAAGCGACCGGGGGCCTCGCTTGCGTACGCCTGGTCAATGGACGGTGGCCGGACATTCTCACCGTCTGCGATTGCGGCAGAGGTCAGCTGCGAGTGCTGCCGCATCGGCGTGACAAATTCAAGCAGTGGGGAACCTGTCGCTGCATTCCGGACGATTTTTCCGGAACAGGTGCGCGATCACGCGCTGCTGCAATTTTCGCCTTCCGGGTCGCCTCGCGCTCCGCTTCGGGTTGCCACCGACAATTGGAAAACAAACGCCTGCCCACATCACGGACCGTCCGTTTCAGTTTCCAACGACGGGACGACACACATGGTCTGGTACACCCAAGGCCAAGCTCGCCAAGGGCTGTTTTATGCCAGACTGGGCCATGGCGAGCAGGCGTTCAGTGAGCCGCAGCGCTTGGGTGGCGTCGACGATGCCTCGTCGCATCCGTACGTACTTGTGCAAGGGCAGCAGGTATGGCGGGTGTGGAAGGCATTTGACGGGCAAGCTTCACACGTGATGCTCCAGCAATCAGGCAACGATGGTCGTGATTGGAGTGCACCGAAGGTAATCAGCAGCTCGACGGGCGGTTCGGATCATCCACTGCTGCTTGGCTATCAAGATCATGCATACCTGTCATGGCTCAGCAGCCAACATGGCTATCAACTGATCGATTTGAAGGAATGA
- a CDS encoding DUF2946 domain-containing protein: MDRIGLKQKLGLHRREFMVISVCGKRVSAWLGIIAMLLLVCAPTVSHFMHATRSMTLPLCTVAQFGHSSAAITVSVSNAHDTDHGADSHLLDDCGYCHLLQHDAVLPSVSAGSPPVLWLFILALVLLPARCFTPIGAFPAGRPRAPPVFSHS; encoded by the coding sequence ATGGACAGAATTGGGCTGAAGCAAAAACTGGGGCTTCATCGGCGTGAATTCATGGTGATTTCGGTCTGCGGAAAACGCGTTTCGGCGTGGCTTGGCATCATCGCCATGCTGCTGCTCGTCTGTGCGCCAACGGTCAGTCACTTCATGCATGCGACGCGCAGCATGACCTTGCCACTTTGCACGGTGGCACAGTTTGGGCATTCGTCTGCCGCTATCACCGTCTCAGTGAGCAATGCTCACGACACCGATCACGGCGCGGACTCTCATCTCCTTGATGACTGCGGCTATTGTCATTTACTACAGCACGACGCCGTCTTGCCGTCCGTGTCTGCGGGGTCGCCACCCGTCTTGTGGCTTTTCATCCTGGCCTTGGTGCTGTTGCCGGCGCGGTGTTTCACGCCGATCGGCGCCTTTCCTGCGGGCCGACCTAGAGCACCTCCCGTTTTTTCTCATTCGTAA